The Lasioglossum baleicum chromosome 12, iyLasBale1, whole genome shotgun sequence genome includes a region encoding these proteins:
- the LOC143214219 gene encoding uncharacterized protein LOC143214219 isoform X1: MENCTGNEQKTSDSDSKDMDLLSITGWMEGPIGLLNSTPSENNYLNLSEEQTVERVLIQITEETTKTSIEKEQENLKTINLNEVAWHDTADSCWIVVHDFVYDCTDFLKNHPGGADVILEYAGRDATLAFIGTGHSKAARLSMERYLIGELPPEERIFRIPNGLKIAGF, encoded by the exons atggaaaactgcacCGGGAACGAACAAAA AACCAGCGACAGCGATTCGAAAGATATGGATCTCTTAAGCATAACGGGATGGATGGAAGGACCGATCGGTCTTCTGAACTCGACGCCATCGGAGAACAATTATCTGAATTTGAGCGAAGAGCAGACAGTCGAGAGGGTGCTGATTCAGATCACAGAGGAAACTACGAAAACCTCCATAGAAAAGGAGCAGGAGAACCTGAAGACGATCAATTTGAACGAGGTAGCCTGGCACGACACTGCCGATAGCTGTTGGATCGTGGTCCACGACTTCGTATACGACTGCACGGATTTCTTGAAGAATCATCCTGGCGGAGCAGACGTGATTCTCGAATACGCTGGCAGAGACGCCACTCTGGCTTTCATCGGGACTGGTCACTCGAAAGCTGCTCGATTGAGCATGGAGAGGTATCTGATCGGCGAACTTCCGCCGGAAGAGAGGATCTTCCGCATTCCCAACGGCCTCAAGATCGCCGGATTTTAA
- the LOC143214219 gene encoding cytochrome b5 isoform X2: MDLLSITGWMEGPIGLLNSTPSENNYLNLSEEQTVERVLIQITEETTKTSIEKEQENLKTINLNEVAWHDTADSCWIVVHDFVYDCTDFLKNHPGGADVILEYAGRDATLAFIGTGHSKAARLSMERYLIGELPPEERIFRIPNGLKIAGF; this comes from the coding sequence ATGGATCTCTTAAGCATAACGGGATGGATGGAAGGACCGATCGGTCTTCTGAACTCGACGCCATCGGAGAACAATTATCTGAATTTGAGCGAAGAGCAGACAGTCGAGAGGGTGCTGATTCAGATCACAGAGGAAACTACGAAAACCTCCATAGAAAAGGAGCAGGAGAACCTGAAGACGATCAATTTGAACGAGGTAGCCTGGCACGACACTGCCGATAGCTGTTGGATCGTGGTCCACGACTTCGTATACGACTGCACGGATTTCTTGAAGAATCATCCTGGCGGAGCAGACGTGATTCTCGAATACGCTGGCAGAGACGCCACTCTGGCTTTCATCGGGACTGGTCACTCGAAAGCTGCTCGATTGAGCATGGAGAGGTATCTGATCGGCGAACTTCCGCCGGAAGAGAGGATCTTCCGCATTCCCAACGGCCTCAAGATCGCCGGATTTTAA